In the Wyeomyia smithii strain HCP4-BCI-WySm-NY-G18 chromosome 2, ASM2978416v1, whole genome shotgun sequence genome, one interval contains:
- the LOC129720559 gene encoding uncharacterized protein LOC129720559 has product MQEKALKLERERKNKAIADRLSLEAEFIKKKYELLQLQLDEDSESSSVRSRRSAVLNTGKVQDWVNSRTDVTLGTNTGISQSTGPTSQAVEPAALVPTSESSNNLCGDHLVSPLVASIPAQSTPHSNKVNEEVTQHQSVVTALTAIKDTVAVQPTTQSTVGRGASQQLIAETATTSPATALSTAANNQFSGGLKLHNDIVHENYTSIGPVGYQNVAADYRANYVFNNTGLRYNTQPIWPAQSCYTGTGSVPPMGWNCNSVTVSNTPLTAVAVSALPPSSLPSINAWSNNTSLNRPFVKSVPSYQTPIFSVPQATNPATRSPTGPTAQQIAARQVVSKDLPSFSGDPAEWALFWNSYIGSTEMCGFTDAENLVRLQRCIKGEARKAVSCFLLHPSHVPEVINTLQTLFGRPDAIINSLLNEVRATPAPKPEKLATLINFGLVVRNLCAHLVNTGQEAHLANPTLLQELVDKLPANIKLDWALTKQRYPVVDLRIFAEYMSVIVSAASSVTSVVEPCAQRTERHNGKSFVNPHTLENVTDREYTNVDESKRQTARSERPCMVCQDVGHKPKDCTVFHQSCLADRWKIVTDLHLCRRCLFPHGRWPCKAPLCGVNGCQQRHHRLLHSTEQAENVYARAGTVAVHHNAPLQTLFRMIPVTLHGNGKSVATLAFLDSGSDSTLVEKSIADKLGLAGPADPLCMQWTNGVKRTEVNSRRVQLFISGNESGQRYALNGVRTINSLGLPRQSIKFEDFERVFPHLQGLPIKSYSEASPGIWIGLDNTRMKTTLELREGRKNEPVATKTRLGWVLFGNANKLDNPVPSHIFHICAHTYDQQLHELVKQFFAVEGAGVSHDNAIESANDKRARAILKATTTRTSSGRFQTGLLWKFDQVVLPNSKIMAERRLYCLEKRLAKFPELYANVRKQISDYQSKGYAHVASDGELANFGQNPVWYLPLGVVINPRKPEKVRVVWDAAAMVRGVSLNSVLLKGPDLLTSLPAVLSRYRQRQIAISGDIREMFHQVLIRPEDRQAQRFLWRDNPSLPIKVFVMDVATFGSSCSPCSLQYIKNLNANEHAQTHPVAAAAVVANHYVDDYLDSTDTVDEAIHLVSDVKTVHANGGFEIRHWLSSSPEVLERVGGENSDKMKSFVLDKTNAIERVLGMVWLPQEDVFSFSIELRDGLAQLLLGERIPTKREVLSLVMSVFDPLGLVAVFLIHGKVMLQDIWRAVTDWDDRISAQLLPRWKQWILLLQDLRNIKVQRCYFPGYRPSTYDTLELHVFVDASETSYAAAAYFRVIDGDEVRCTLVQAKTKVAPLKPLSIPRLELQAAVIGTRLMKSIVSSHTLQIKRKVMWSDSNTVLAWLAADPRKRTQFVAFRIGEILENTELGEWKWVQSKWNVADEATKWGKGPCLNIDSRWFRGPEFLYKDEECWPRNKMNVPDTTEELRPIYVHPHVVVKPVVEFSRFSKWERLLRAVAYARRFILRCRYPSDSPNTVSLLINREELVGAENAIWRLVQAESFSDEWVTLQTNLNLSVNQQTQIWKGSKLYKLSPLFGTDGVIRMKRRLGEAPWISIDVKFPVILPKEHYVTDLLIDWFHRKFVHANSETVVNEIRQTYHIPALRVRVRNVGRRCAWCKVYRAAPEIPRMGSLPAPRITPYVRPFTFVGLDYFGPIIVRLGRNDVKRWVALFTCLTVRALHLEIVSSLSTESCKMAIRRFIGRRGAPQEIYSDQGTNFQGCSRELSIELNAMNEQLAQTSTNTTTQWKFNPPYAPHMGGAWERLVRSVKAALSTLLMHKKPNDETLSTVLIEAESIVNSRPLTYVPLDDAEQEAITPNHFLLLSTKGVNQPTTLPTDVRFALRSNWKLTQVMLDNFWRRWIRKYLPIIARQTKWFNARKSLQVGDLVILVDEGVRNSWTRGKILEVYPGKDGHVRRAKVQTKSGIFERPATKLALVDIREMNGTAEETSSHTGGGMLA; this is encoded by the coding sequence ATGCAAGAGAAGGCCCTAAAGTTGGAAAGAGAGAGGAAAAATAAGGCAATTGCTGACAGGCTATCGTTGGAGGCAGAATTCATCAAAAAGAAATATGAACTGCTCCAGTTACAATTGGACGAAGACAGTGAAAGTTCAAGTGTGCGCAGTCGGCGTAGTGCAGTACTAAACACCGGCAAAGTTCAAGATTGGGTTAACAGTAGAACCGATGTGACCCTGGGCACCAATACTGGTATCAGTCAATCCACTGGGCCCACGTCACAAGCTGTAGAACCCGCGGCACTAGTACCGACTTCCGAAAGCTCGAATAACCTATGCGGCGATCATCTGGTTTCTCCTTTAGTGGCATCGATCCCAGCCCAATCGACTCCACATTCCAACAAGGTTAATGAAGAAGTTACACAACATCAGTCGGTGGTGACAGCTCTCACCGCGATCAAGGATACAGTTGCTGTTCAGCCGACGACACAAAGCACAGTCGGACGTGGTGCCTCCCAGCAGTTAATTGCAGAGACCGCTACAACGTCACCGGCAACGGCGCTGTCTACAGCAGCAAACAATCAGTTCAGTGGTGGTTTAAAATTACACAATGATATTGTACACGAAAATTACACGAGTATAGGGCCTGTAGGTTATCAAAACGTAGCTGCAGATTATAGGGCGAATTATGTGTTTAACAATACTGGGTTACGCTAtaatacacaaccgatttggccTGCTCAGTCATGTTATACTGGTACTGGTTCAGTTCCTCCGATGGGTTGGAACTGTAATTCTGTTACGGTTTCAAACACTCCGTTGACTGCAGTTGCAGTATCCGCCCTTCCCCCTTCGTCGTTACCCTCGATAAACGCATGGTCGAACAATACGTCTCTGAATCGCCCGTTTGTTAAAAGTGTTCCGAGCTACCAAACTCCCATATTTTCGGTTCCCCAAGCTACCAACCCAGCCACGCGATCGCCTACAGGACCGACCGCTCAGCAAATAGCAGCTCGACAAGTCGTCTCGAAGGACCTTCCCTCGTTTTCTGGCGACCCAGCCGAATGGGCACTCTTTTGGAATAGTTACATAGGTTCAACTGAAATGTGTGGGTTCACAGATGCTGAAAACCTCGTACGATTGCAGCGATGCATCAAAGGAGAGGCTAGGAAAGCTGTCAGCTGTTTTCTACTTCATCCGTCACATGTGCCTGAGGTGATTAATACTTTGCAGACACTGTTCGGTCGCCCGGATGCCATAATAAATTCGTTACTTAACGAAGTTCGAGCCACTCCAGCTCCCAAACCGGAAAAATTAGCAACGCTAATAAATTTCGGACTTGTTGTAAGGAACCTTTGTGCCCATCTGGTAAACACTGGCCAAGAAGCGCATTTGGCAAACCCCACTTTACTACAAGAGTTGGTCGATAAATTGCCAGCCAACATAAAGCTCGACTGGGCATTGACTAAGCAGCGGTATCCAGTTGTAGACCTCCGTATCTTTGCGGAATATATGAGCGTGATTGTTTCGGCCGCCAGCAGCGTTACGTCCGTAGTGGAGCCGTGTGCACAACGCACAGAGCGACATAATGGAAAATCCTTTGTCAATCCCCATACGTTGGAAAACGTCACCGATCGGGAATATACAAATGTCGATGAATCAAAAAGGCAAACGGCTAGAAGCGAGCGCCCATGTATGGTATGCCAGGATGTTGGTCATAAGCCAAAAGACTGTACCGTGTTTCATCAAAGTTGCCTAGCTGATCGGTGGAAGATCGTAACAGACTTACATCTCTGTAGACGGTGCTTGTTCCCTCACGGAAGGTGGCCTTGCAAAGCTCCCCTTTGTGGCGTAAATGGATGTCAGCAACGCCACCATCGTTTGCTTCATTCTACCGAGCAAGCAGAAAATGTGTATGCCAGGGCGGGAACAGTCGCCGTCCATCATAATGCGCCTCTACAGACACTCTTCCGTATGATTCCGGTAACATTACATGGAAATGGAAAATCTGTCGCAACTCTAGCCTTTCTGGACAGCGGATCAGATTCTACTTTAGTAGAAAAGTCGATTGCCGACAAATTGGGACTAGCCGGTCCTGCAGACCCCCTCTGCATGCAGTGGACGAATGGAGTGAAGCGAACCGAAGTGAACTCTCGTCGTGTGCAACTTTTTATATCCGGAAACGAATCAGGCCAACGGTACGCTTTGAATGGTGTTCGTACGATAAACAGCTTGGGTTTACCTCGTCAATCAATCAAGTTCGAAGACTTTGAACGCGTTTTTCCTCACCTGCAGGGATTGCCGATAAAAAGTTATAGCGAAGCATCTCCTGGAATTTGGATTGGCCTGGATAATACCAGAATGAAGACTACACTTGAGCTACGAGAAGGCAGGAAGAATGAACCGGTAGCGACGAAAACGCGGTTAGGGTGGGTATTATTCGGGAACGCCAACAAATTAGATAACCCTGTACCTTCACACATTTTTCATATATGCGCACACACGTACGATCAGCAGTTACATGAACTGGTAAAGCAATTTTTTGCTGTAGAAGGTGCCGGGGTTTCGCACGACAATGCAATAGAATCGGCAAATGACAAACGTGCCAGGGCTATACTTAAAGCCACCACAACTCGAACCTCAAGCGGAAGATTTCAAACTGGCCTTCTGTGGAAATTTGACCAAGTGGTACTCCCGAATAGTAAAATTATGGCGGAACGACGGTTATATTGCTTGGAAAAGCGATTGGCGAAATTTCCAGAGCTTTATGCTAACGTGAGGAAACAAATTTCAGACTACCAGTCCAAAGGGTACGCGCATGTTGCCTCGGATGGGGAGCTAGCCAATTTCGGACAAAACCCTGTATGGTATCTTCCCCTTGGAGTGGTGATTAATCCGAGAAAACCGGAAAAGGTACGTGTAGTCTGGGATGCGGCTGCCATGGTACGCGGAGTTTCCCTGAATTCAGTCCTTCTGAAAGGACCCGACTTGTTAACATCGCTTCCAGCAGTTTTGAGTCGGTATCGACAAAGACAAATCGCTATAAGCGGGGACATCAGAGAGATGTTTCACCAGGTATTGATTCGACCAGAAGACCGCCAAGCTCAACGCTTTTTGTGGAGGGATAACCCATCACTTCCCATCAAAGTTTTCGTGATGGATGTGGCCACATTTGGATCTTCATGCTCACCTTGTTCCCTCCAATATATCAAGAATCTAAATGCCAACGAACACGCCCAAACTCATCCTGTAGCGGCAGCCGCGGTGGTAGCGAACCATTACGTCGACGACTATCTCGACAGCACAGACACGGTTGATGAAGCAATACATCTAGTCTCAGATGTAAAAACTGTCCATGCTAATGGTGGATTTGAAATTAGACACTGGCTGTCCAGTTCTCCAGAAGTCCTCGAGCGAGTGGGGGGAGAGAATTCAGATAAAATGAAATCCTTCGTACTAGATAAAACCAACGCTATTGAACGGGTTTTAGGCATGGTCTGGCTGCCTCAAGAAGACGTATTTTCCTTTTCTATCGAGCTGCGAGATGGACTAGCACAACTATTACTAGGTGAGAGAATCCCTACGAAAAGAGAAGTCCTGAGCCTCGTCATGAGCGTGTTCGATCCGTTGGGGCTAGTGGCAGTTTTCCTAATCCACGGCAAAGTAATGCTGCAGGATATATGGAGGGCTGTAACCGATTGGGACGATCGTATATCAGCGCAATTACTACCACGATGGAAACAATGGATTTTGCTGTTACAGGATCTGCGAAACATCAAAGTGCAAAGGTGTTATTTTCCGGGATACCGCCCCAGTACGTATGATACGTTAGAACTTCACGTGTTCGTAGACGCCAGTGAGACATCATATGCTGCAGCAGCTTATTTTCGCGTGATTGATGGTGATGAAGTTCGGTGTACTCTGGTACAAGCAAAAACAAAAGTCGCACCACTAAAACCGCTGTCTATTCCGCGCTTGGAATTACAAGCTGCGGTTATTGGCACTAGGTTGATGAAATCTATCGTGTCGAGCCATACGCTACAGATCAAACGTAAAGTAATGTGGAGTGACTCGAACACTGTCTTGGCTTGGTTGGCGGCAGATCCCCGAAAAAGGACGCAGTTTGTGGCCTTCCGAATCGGAGAAATTCTAGAAAATACAGAACTCGGTGAATGGAAATGGGTGCAGTCGAAATGGAATGTAGCGGATGAGGCCACCAAATGGGGCAAAGGACCTTGTCTGAACATTGATAGTCGGTGGTTTAGGGGCCCAGAATTCCTGTACAAAGATGAAGAATGCTGGCCCAGAAATAAAATGAACGTTCCAGACACTACTGAGGAGCTACGACCAATTTACGTTCATCCGCATGTTGTTGTGAAACCAGTTGTGGAATTTTCACGCTTTTCAAAGTGGGAGCGGTTATTGCGCGCCGTCGCTTACGCGCGCCGTTTTATTCTACGATGCCGATACCCTAGTGATTCACCAAACACAGTATCACTGCTAATAAACCGGGAAGAACTTGTTGGCGCAGAAAATGCTATTTGGAGGCTAGTTCAAGCAGAAAGTTTCTCCGATGAATGGGTAACCCTCCAAACAAATCTAAACCTTTCTGTTAATCAGCAGACACAAATATGGAAAGGAAGTAAACTATATAAACTTTCTCCTTTGTTTGGCACGGACGGTGTTATAAGGATGAAACGACGCCTGGGAGAAGCACCTTGGATTTCAATTGACGTAAAATTCCCCGTCATACTACCTAAAGAGCATTACGTTACAGACTTATTAATCGATTggtttcacagaaaatttgttcATGCTAATAGTGAAACGGTTGTAAACGAAATCAGACAGACATATCACATACCAGCACTTAGAGTGCGAGTGCGAAATGTTGGCAGGCGCTGCGCATGGTGCAAAGTATATCGAGCAGCACCGGAAATTCCGAGAATGGGCTCACTCCCAGCGCCTCGGATAACTCCCTACGTTAGACCATTTACATTTGTGGGGTTAGACTATTTCGGTCCCATTATTGTGCGACTTGGTCGCAATGATGTAAAACGGTGGGTGGCATTGTTCACGTGCCTCACTGTGAGAGCCCTTCATTTAGAGATTGTTAGTAGCCTCTCAACCGAGTCCTGTAAAATGGCAATTAGAAGGTTCATCGGGCGTAGAGGTGCACCGCAAGAGATCTACTCGGACCAAGGAACCAATTTTCAAGGATGCAGCCGCGAACTGTCTATAGAGCTAAATGCGATGAATGAACAACTGGCGCAAACATCCACAAATACTACCACCCAGTGGAAGTTCAACCCCCCCTACGCTCCTCACATGGGTGGCGCTTGGGAAAGGCTCGTCCGATCGGTGAAAGCAGCCCTTAGTACTCTTTTGATGCACAAAAAACCTAATGACGAAACCTTATCAACTGTACTTATAGAAGCCGAGTCCATCGTTAACTCACGCCCTTTGACTTACGTACCATTAGATGATGCTGAGCAAGAAGCGATTACACCAAATCACTTTCTGCTACTAAGTACGAAAGGAGTGAATCAACCAACCACGTTGCCGACCGATGTGCGCTTCGCGTTGCGTTCAAACTGGAAATTGACCCAAGTGATGCTGGACAATTTTTGGAGGCGCTGGATTCGGAAATATCTACCTATAATCGCAAGGCAAACGAAATGGTTTAATGCAAGAAAATCGCTGCAGGTCGGTGATCTCGTCATCCTAGTCGATGAGGGTGTACGCAACAGTTGGACTAGAGGCAAAATCTTGGAAGTATATCCTGGAAAAGACGGCCATGTCCGTCGAGCCAAAGTGCAAACGAAATCGGGAATTTTTGAAAGACCAGCTACCAAGCTAGCGTTAGTAGACATacgtgaaatgaatggtacagCAGAAGAAACTTCGAGCCATACGGGTGGGGGCATGTTGGCGTAA